Proteins encoded together in one Helicobacter pylori window:
- a CDS encoding outer membrane beta-barrel protein → MSKTLFPLSLPLSLSLFLSYCIAEENGAYASVGFEYSISHAVEHNNPFLNQERIQTISNAQNKIYKLNQVKNEITNMQNTFNYINNALKNHAKLTPTEMQAEQYYLQSTLQNIGKIMMLSGGVASNLKLAQALEKMQEPVTNPLELAENLKNLELQFAQSQNNMLSSLSSQIAQISNSLNALDPSSYSKNVSSMYGVGLSVGYKHFFTKKKNQGFRYYLFYDYGYTNFGFVGNGFDGLGKMNNHLYGLGIDYLYNFIDNSQKHSSVGFYAGFALAGSSWVGSGLSMWVSETDFINNYLTNYQAKMHTSFFQIPLNFGVRVNVDRHNGFEMGLKIPLAINSFYETHGKGLNTSLFFKRLVVFNVSYVYSF, encoded by the coding sequence ATTTCAAAAACCTTATTTCCTTTATCTTTACCCTTATCTTTATCTTTATTTTTATCTTATTGTATCGCTGAAGAAAATGGGGCGTATGCGAGCGTGGGTTTTGAATATTCCATTAGTCATGCTGTTGAGCATAATAACCCCTTTTTGAATCAAGAACGCATCCAAACGATTTCTAACGCTCAAAATAAAATCTATAAACTCAATCAAGTCAAAAATGAAATCACAAACATGCAAAACACCTTTAATTACATCAACAACGCTTTAAAAAACCATGCTAAATTAACCCCCACTGAAATGCAAGCCGAGCAATACTACCTCCAATCCACCCTTCAAAATATTGGAAAAATAATGATGCTTAGCGGGGGCGTTGCGTCTAACCTTAAACTAGCCCAAGCGTTAGAAAAAATGCAAGAACCCGTTACTAACCCTTTAGAATTAGCAGAAAACTTAAAAAATTTAGAATTACAATTCGCTCAATCTCAAAACAACATGCTTTCTTCTTTGTCTTCTCAAATCGCTCAAATTTCAAATTCTTTGAATGCGCTTGATCCCAGCTCTTATTCTAAAAATGTTTCAAGCATGTATGGGGTAGGTTTGAGCGTAGGGTATAAGCATTTCTTTACCAAGAAAAAAAATCAAGGGTTTCGTTATTACTTGTTCTATGACTATGGTTACACTAACTTTGGTTTTGTGGGTAATGGCTTTGATGGTTTGGGCAAAATGAATAACCATCTCTATGGGCTTGGAATAGACTATCTGTATAATTTCATTGATAATTCACAAAAACATTCTAGCGTGGGTTTTTATGCAGGCTTTGCTTTAGCGGGGAGTTCGTGGGTGGGGAGTGGTTTGAGCATGTGGGTGAGTGAAACGGATTTTATCAACAATTATTTGACCAATTATCAAGCTAAAATGCACACGAGTTTTTTCCAGATCCCTTTGAATTTTGGGGTTCGTGTGAATGTGGATAGGCATAACGGCTTTGAAATGGGCTTAAAAATCCCTTTAGCGATCAACTCCTTTTATGAAACGCATGGCAAAGGGTTAAATACCTCTCTCTTTTTTAAACGCCTTGTGGTGTTTAATGTGAGTTATGTTTATAGTTTTTAG
- a CDS encoding class I SAM-dependent methyltransferase, with product MPSNALSVKEIAHLINVSHSSVRNWIKTNLLEKLEIDHKIYVKTSSFLNFCRNHLGKNKLNKYANKSLKSAHNHQELILKYLEMLENSSDLEKLGSYYEKELSNTTRNLEGIYYTPNRIVEQLFTLPKDFDATQAIFCDPAVGSGNFVMHALKLGFKVENIYGYDTDAFAVALTKKRIKERYRLDCPNIMQKDFLSLKHAPQFDCIFTNPPWGKKCNQNQKENFKQQFNLPQSLDSASLFFMASLNCLKENAHLGLLLPESCLNIDSFSKMREMALKFQMRSLIDFDKPFKNLMTKAVGLALKKTPNKNQKISCFYQNSEFKRSPSSFFNNPKKIFNIHCSSKENKILDHLFSIPHTTLKNNAHFALGIVTGNNEEKLHPKQEKNTIPIFRGSDILKDGLKAPSQFINADLKDCQQVAPLSLYQAREKIVYKFISSKLVFFYDNKQRLFLNSANMFVLKENFPINAHALKELLNSDLMQFIFESLFKTHKILRKDLECLLLFAQFINNGFDEKFYLKNLGIEKKDPKHFTIRKNHAHRLFFGFRG from the coding sequence ATGCCTTCAAACGCTCTTTCTGTTAAAGAAATCGCTCATTTAATCAATGTTTCTCATAGCAGCGTGCGTAATTGGATCAAAACCAATCTTTTGGAGAAACTAGAAATTGATCATAAAATTTATGTGAAAACGAGTTCTTTTTTAAATTTTTGCCGCAACCATTTAGGGAAAAACAAGCTTAACAAATACGCTAACAAATCCTTAAAAAGCGCGCACAACCATCAAGAATTGATTTTAAAATACCTAGAAATGTTAGAAAATAGCTCTGATTTAGAAAAGTTGGGTTCTTATTATGAAAAAGAGCTTTCCAATACCACTAGAAATTTAGAAGGCATTTACTACACTCCTAATAGGATAGTAGAACAACTTTTCACTCTCCCTAAAGATTTTGATGCCACTCAAGCGATTTTTTGCGATCCGGCTGTGGGGAGTGGGAATTTTGTCATGCATGCTTTAAAACTGGGCTTTAAGGTTGAAAATATCTATGGCTATGATACAGACGCTTTTGCTGTCGCTTTGACTAAAAAGCGTATTAAAGAGCGTTATCGTTTAGATTGCCCTAATATCATGCAAAAAGATTTTTTGAGTTTAAAACATGCTCCGCAATTTGATTGCATTTTCACTAACCCGCCATGGGGTAAGAAATGCAATCAAAACCAAAAAGAAAATTTCAAACAGCAATTCAACCTCCCTCAAAGTCTAGATAGCGCGTCGCTCTTTTTTATGGCGAGTTTGAATTGCTTAAAAGAAAACGCTCATTTGGGGCTATTATTACCCGAAAGTTGTTTGAATATTGATTCGTTCAGCAAAATGCGAGAAATGGCTTTAAAGTTTCAAATGAGAAGCCTGATTGATTTTGACAAACCCTTTAAAAATCTAATGACTAAGGCTGTGGGTTTGGCGCTTAAAAAAACCCCTAACAAGAATCAAAAAATCTCATGTTTTTATCAAAATAGTGAGTTCAAACGATCGCCTTCTTCTTTTTTCAACAACCCTAAAAAGATTTTTAATATCCATTGCTCTAGCAAAGAAAATAAAATTTTGGACCACCTTTTTTCCATTCCCCACACCACTTTAAAAAATAACGCTCATTTTGCTTTAGGGATTGTTACAGGTAACAATGAAGAAAAGTTACACCCCAAACAAGAAAAAAATACCATTCCTATTTTTAGGGGTTCAGATATTTTAAAAGACGGATTAAAAGCCCCTAGCCAATTCATTAACGCTGATTTAAAAGACTGCCAGCAAGTCGCTCCCTTAAGCCTTTATCAGGCTAGAGAAAAAATCGTGTATAAATTCATTTCTTCAAAACTGGTCTTTTTTTATGACAATAAGCAACGCCTTTTTTTAAATAGCGCGAACATGTTTGTTTTAAAAGAAAATTTTCCTATCAACGCTCATGCGTTAAAAGAATTGTTAAACAGCGATTTAATGCAATTCATTTTTGAATCGCTTTTTAAAACGCATAAAATTTTAAGAAAAGATTTGGAATGTTTGCTCCTATTTGCGCAATTTATTAACAATGGTTTTGATGAAAAATTTTATTTAAAAAATTTAGGGATAGAAAAAAAAGACCCTAAACATTTCACAATCAGGAAAAACCATGCGCATCGCTTGTTTTTTGGCTTTAGGGGATAA
- a CDS encoding ATP-binding cassette domain-containing protein — protein sequence MIKARFKKRLLGSRGAFDLNIDLEIKEAEVVALLGESGAGKSTILRILAGLEAVSSGYIEVNRSVWLDTQKKIFLKPQQRKIGFVFQDYALFPHLNVYQNIAFAHPKDKNKIHEVLRLMRLENLSQQKILQLSGGQAQRVALARALIAAKNLLLLDEPLNALDNALKNEVQQGLLDFIKRENLSVLLVSHDPNEIIKLAQTFLFLNNGVIDPNQENRLFSNRLLVKPLFEDENYCHYEVIPQTISLPKDCLNPTFKLDFNQNKKF from the coding sequence ATGATAAAAGCGCGGTTTAAAAAACGCCTTTTAGGATCTAGGGGCGCGTTTGATTTGAATATAGACTTAGAAATTAAAGAAGCAGAAGTTGTCGCTTTATTAGGAGAATCGGGAGCGGGTAAAAGCACGATTTTACGCATTTTAGCAGGGCTTGAAGCGGTGAGTAGCGGCTATATTGAAGTCAATCGTTCAGTGTGGCTAGACACTCAAAAAAAGATTTTTTTAAAACCACAACAACGAAAAATCGGCTTTGTGTTTCAAGATTACGCCCTATTTCCGCATTTAAATGTGTATCAAAACATCGCCTTTGCTCACCCTAAAGATAAAAATAAAATCCACGAAGTGTTACGCTTAATGCGTTTAGAAAACCTAAGCCAGCAAAAAATTCTTCAACTCTCTGGCGGGCAAGCCCAACGAGTCGCTTTAGCAAGAGCTTTAATCGCAGCCAAGAATTTATTGCTTTTAGATGAGCCTTTAAACGCCCTAGATAACGCCTTAAAAAACGAAGTGCAACAAGGTTTGCTTGATTTTATCAAGCGTGAAAATTTAAGCGTGTTATTGGTGAGTCATGATCCAAACGAAATAATCAAACTCGCGCAAACTTTCCTCTTTTTAAACAATGGCGTTATTGATCCTAATCAAGAAAATCGGCTTTTTTCAAACCGCTTGTTGGTAAAACCTCTCTTTGAAGATGAAAATTATTGCCATTATGAGGTCATTCCTCAAACGATCAGTTTGCCAAAAGATTGTCTGAACCCAACTTTTAAGCTTGATTTCAATCAAAACAAAAAATTTTAG
- a CDS encoding glutamate--tRNA ligase encodes MSLIVTRFAPSPTGYLHIGGLRTAIFNYLFARANQGKFFLRIEDTDLSRNSIEAANAIVEAFKWVGLEYDGEILYQSKRFEIYKEYIQKLLDEDKAYYCYMSKDELDALREEQKARKETPRYDNRYRDFKGTPPKGIEPVVRIKVPQNEIISFNDGIKGEVRVNTNELDDFIIARSDGTPTYNFVVTIDDALMGITDVIRGDDHLSNTPKQIVLYKALNFKIPNFFHVPMILNEEGQKLSKRHGATNVMDYQERGYLKEALVNFLARLGWSYQDKEIFSMQELLECFDPKDLNSSPSCFSWHKLNWLNAHYLKNQSTQELLELLKPFSFSDLSHLNPAQLDRLLDALKERSQTLKELALKIDEVLTAPIEYEEKVFKKLNQALIMPLLEKFKLALDKADFNDESTLENAMHQIIEEEKIKAGSFMQPLRLALLGKGGGIGLKEALFILGKTESVKRIEKFLKN; translated from the coding sequence ATGAGTTTGATCGTTACGCGCTTCGCCCCATCGCCCACTGGCTATCTCCACATAGGAGGCTTAAGGACAGCCATTTTTAATTATCTTTTTGCACGAGCCAATCAAGGAAAATTTTTTTTACGCATTGAAGACACGGATTTGAGCCGTAACTCCATAGAAGCGGCTAACGCCATTGTAGAAGCTTTCAAATGGGTAGGGCTAGAATACGATGGCGAAATTCTCTACCAATCCAAACGCTTTGAAATTTATAAAGAATACATCCAAAAACTCTTAGACGAAGACAAAGCCTATTATTGTTATATGAGCAAAGATGAGTTGGACGCTTTGAGAGAAGAACAAAAGGCCAGGAAAGAAACCCCACGCTATGACAATCGTTATCGTGATTTTAAAGGCACGCCCCCTAAAGGCATAGAGCCTGTTGTAAGGATTAAAGTCCCTCAAAATGAGATCATTAGTTTTAATGACGGGATTAAAGGCGAAGTGAGAGTGAACACTAACGAATTAGACGATTTTATTATCGCCAGGAGCGATGGGACGCCCACTTATAACTTTGTGGTTACCATTGATGACGCTTTAATGGGGATTACTGATGTGATTAGAGGCGATGATCACCTTTCTAACACCCCTAAACAAATCGTTCTCTATAAGGCTTTGAATTTTAAAATCCCTAATTTTTTCCATGTGCCGATGATTTTGAATGAAGAAGGGCAAAAATTAAGCAAACGCCATGGGGCCACTAATGTGATGGACTATCAAGAAAGGGGCTATCTTAAGGAAGCTTTAGTGAATTTTTTAGCGCGTTTGGGGTGGAGCTATCAAGATAAAGAAATTTTTAGCATGCAAGAATTATTGGAATGTTTTGACCCTAAAGATTTAAATTCTTCGCCTAGTTGCTTTAGCTGGCACAAACTTAATTGGCTCAACGCTCATTATTTAAAAAACCAAAGCACGCAGGAATTGTTAGAACTTTTAAAGCCTTTTAGTTTTAGCGATCTTTCTCATTTAAACCCCGCTCAATTGGATCGCTTGTTGGACGCTCTCAAAGAAAGATCTCAAACCCTAAAAGAATTAGCCCTTAAAATAGATGAGGTTTTAACCGCTCCTATAGAGTATGAAGAAAAGGTTTTTAAAAAACTCAATCAAGCGCTCATCATGCCTTTGTTAGAAAAATTTAAATTGGCGTTAGATAAAGCTGATTTCAACGATGAAAGCACGCTAGAAAACGCCATGCACCAAATCATTGAAGAAGAAAAGATTAAAGCGGGTAGTTTCATGCAGCCTTTAAGATTGGCCCTTTTGGGTAAGGGAGGCGGGATAGGCCTTAAAGAAGCGCTTTTTATTTTAGGCAAAACAGAGAGCGTCAAAAGAATAGAAAAGTTTTTGAAAAACTAA
- the modB gene encoding molybdate ABC transporter permease subunit encodes MDHEFLITMRLSFSLALITTLILLPIGIFLGYFLSLKRNLLTSLTETLVYMPLVLPPSVLGFYLLLIFSPSSFLGAFLQDVLNVKLVFSFQGLILGSVIFSLPFMVSPIKSALISLPTSLKEASYSLGKGEYYTLFFVLLPNIKPSVLMAIITTFTHTIGEFGVVMMLGGDILGETRVASIAIFNETEALNYPKAHQYALTLTLISFSLLFVTLFLNKKQSSFL; translated from the coding sequence ATGGATCATGAGTTTTTGATTACCATGCGTTTGAGCTTTTCTTTAGCTTTGATTACCACCCTTATTTTACTCCCTATAGGGATTTTTTTGGGCTATTTTTTAAGCCTTAAACGCAATCTTTTAACGAGCTTAACAGAAACGCTTGTGTATATGCCTTTAGTTTTACCCCCAAGCGTGCTAGGGTTTTATCTCCTTTTAATCTTTTCGCCTTCTTCTTTTTTGGGAGCGTTTTTACAAGATGTATTAAATGTGAAACTTGTTTTTAGTTTCCAAGGGCTTATTTTAGGGAGCGTGATTTTTTCCTTACCCTTTATGGTAAGCCCCATTAAAAGTGCGTTAATTTCCTTGCCCACTTCTTTAAAAGAAGCCAGTTATAGCTTGGGTAAGGGGGAATATTACACCCTTTTTTTTGTCCTACTCCCTAACATCAAACCCAGTGTGTTGATGGCTATCATTACAACTTTTACGCACACTATAGGTGAATTTGGCGTGGTGATGATGCTTGGGGGTGATATATTAGGGGAAACAAGAGTGGCTAGCATTGCGATTTTTAACGAAACTGAAGCGCTCAATTACCCTAAAGCCCATCAATACGCCTTAACGCTCACGCTTATCAGTTTTAGCCTCTTATTTGTTACCCTATTTTTGAATAAAAAACAAAGCTCGTTTTTATGA